A region of Streptomyces sp. R44 DNA encodes the following proteins:
- a CDS encoding GNAT family N-acetyltransferase: MTDFSHKPTLTGDLVVLRPVTEADVPALLPLFKDAEVTRLTGSHTRFDEAALRTWYGSRAAQDDRLDLAVVERATGRVVGEAVLLEWDPGNESCAFRIAFVPDAVGRGLGTEATRLIVGHGFEALGLYRIWLEVYAFNPRARRAYEKAGFRAEGVLRGALLWEGERVDATVMSALAPEWDAARQAVG; this comes from the coding sequence ATGACCGACTTCTCGCACAAGCCCACCCTCACCGGTGACCTGGTCGTCCTCCGTCCCGTCACCGAGGCGGACGTGCCCGCGCTGCTGCCGCTGTTCAAGGACGCGGAGGTCACCCGGCTGACCGGCAGCCACACCCGGTTCGACGAGGCGGCGCTCCGGACGTGGTACGGCTCGCGGGCCGCGCAGGACGACCGGCTCGACCTGGCCGTGGTCGAGCGGGCGACCGGGCGGGTCGTCGGCGAGGCCGTCCTCCTGGAATGGGATCCCGGCAACGAGAGCTGCGCCTTCCGGATCGCCTTCGTCCCGGACGCCGTCGGCCGGGGCCTCGGCACGGAGGCGACCCGGCTGATCGTCGGCCACGGCTTCGAGGCGCTCGGCCTGTACCGGATCTGGCTGGAGGTCTACGCCTTCAACCCCCGCGCCCGCCGCGCCTACGAGAAGGCCGGCTTCCGCGCGGAGGGCGTCCTGCGGGGCGCGCTCCTCTGGGAGGGGGAGCGGGTGGACGCGACGGTGATGTCGGCGCTGGCGCCCGAGTGGGACGCGGCCCGTCAGGCGGTCGGGTAG
- a CDS encoding RNA-guided endonuclease InsQ/TnpB family protein yields MDVARYTYRLRVSSTALAALLAEWDRCRWVWNECVAKSKHVYERNKATGERETCGPAQLDRLLTQARLRTPWLREGSSVPQQQTVRDFGTSRAKAQKDVKDRLPTQRRAGMPRYKRKRETDPSLNYTRRGFRIKNGRLCLAGGIVLRVVWSRELPAAPSSVRVYRDGIGHWYCSFVVPAQVEPLPATGRVIGVDWGVRETATTTSDAHDLAHAEHGKKARSRLRRYDRMTARRKPKKGQAASKGYREAKQLRAKQHKTVARRREDTARKWAKRVVRDHDAIAVEDFRPKFLAKTTMARKAADAAIGATKRILIEMGRKHGRAVHLVHPAHTTMDCAQCGARAKHVLPLGMRVYTCTACGAVSPRDKNSARVMLVRAGLCPAGAEGIRPGEALPHQAA; encoded by the coding sequence ATGGACGTGGCCCGGTACACGTACCGGCTTCGCGTGTCGTCCACTGCACTGGCCGCGTTGCTGGCGGAGTGGGACCGGTGCCGCTGGGTCTGGAACGAGTGCGTCGCCAAATCCAAGCACGTGTACGAGCGCAACAAGGCCACGGGCGAGAGGGAGACGTGTGGTCCGGCGCAGCTCGACAGACTGCTGACGCAGGCCCGCCTGCGTACTCCTTGGCTGCGCGAGGGATCTTCCGTTCCACAGCAGCAGACCGTCCGTGACTTCGGCACCTCCCGCGCCAAAGCGCAGAAGGACGTCAAGGATCGGCTGCCGACGCAGCGGCGAGCCGGGATGCCCAGATACAAGAGGAAGCGGGAGACCGACCCGAGCCTGAACTACACCCGACGCGGATTCCGCATCAAGAACGGTCGGCTGTGCCTGGCGGGCGGGATCGTGCTGAGGGTGGTGTGGTCGAGGGAGCTTCCGGCCGCCCCGTCCAGCGTGCGGGTGTACCGCGACGGCATCGGGCACTGGTACTGCTCGTTCGTCGTCCCCGCCCAGGTCGAACCGCTGCCGGCGACCGGTCGGGTGATCGGTGTCGACTGGGGTGTGAGGGAGACAGCGACAACCACGTCCGATGCGCATGATCTGGCGCACGCCGAGCACGGTAAGAAGGCCCGGTCGAGGTTGCGTCGGTACGACCGGATGACGGCCCGGCGCAAGCCGAAGAAGGGCCAGGCTGCCTCGAAGGGATACCGCGAGGCGAAACAACTGCGCGCCAAGCAGCACAAGACGGTCGCCCGTCGGAGAGAGGACACCGCACGCAAGTGGGCCAAGCGTGTGGTCCGCGACCATGACGCCATCGCCGTGGAGGACTTCCGGCCGAAATTCCTTGCCAAGACCACCATGGCCCGGAAGGCCGCTGACGCCGCCATCGGCGCCACCAAACGGATCCTGATCGAGATGGGTCGTAAGCACGGTCGTGCCGTGCACCTTGTTCACCCCGCGCACACCACGATGGACTGCGCGCAGTGCGGAGCGAGAGCCAAGCACGTACTGCCGCTGGGGATGCGCGTCTACACCTGCACCGCGTGCGGAGCCGTGTCCCCTCGGGACAAGAACTCCGCCCGCGTGATGCTCGTCAGGGCTGGGCTGTGCCCTGCTGGTGCCGAGGGCATAAGACCTGGTGAGGCGCTGCCCCACCAGGCCGCCTGA
- the cobM gene encoding precorrin-4 C(11)-methyltransferase — protein MTVYFIGAGPGAADLITVRGARTLARCGVCLYAGSLVPTELLAECPPDAKLVDTAKLDLDQIVAEIAAAHEAGQDVARLHSGDPSVFSAVAEQMRRLDAAGIPYEVVPGVPAFAAAAAALKRELTVPTVGQTVILTRIAQQATPMPEGEDLATLGRSGALLVLHLGARYVDRIVSELVPHYGADCPVAVVAMASRPDEVILRGTLDDIAEQVKTAGITKTAVIIVGRTLAASEFRDSHLYDPARDRHTC, from the coding sequence ATGACCGTCTACTTCATCGGCGCGGGCCCCGGCGCGGCCGACCTGATCACCGTGCGCGGCGCGCGGACCCTCGCGCGGTGCGGGGTCTGCCTGTACGCGGGCTCCCTCGTCCCCACCGAGCTCCTCGCGGAGTGCCCGCCGGACGCGAAGCTCGTCGACACGGCGAAGCTGGACCTCGACCAGATCGTCGCCGAGATCGCCGCCGCCCACGAGGCCGGGCAGGACGTGGCCCGGCTGCACTCCGGCGACCCGTCGGTGTTCAGCGCGGTCGCGGAGCAGATGCGGCGCCTGGACGCGGCCGGGATTCCGTACGAGGTCGTGCCGGGCGTCCCGGCGTTCGCGGCGGCCGCGGCGGCGCTGAAGCGGGAGCTGACGGTCCCGACGGTCGGCCAGACGGTGATCCTCACCCGCATCGCGCAGCAGGCCACCCCGATGCCGGAGGGCGAGGACCTCGCGACCCTCGGGCGCAGCGGCGCCCTGCTCGTCCTCCACCTGGGCGCCCGCTACGTCGACCGGATCGTCTCCGAGCTGGTGCCGCACTACGGCGCCGACTGCCCGGTGGCCGTGGTCGCGATGGCGAGCCGGCCGGACGAGGTGATCCTGCGCGGCACGCTCGACGACATCGCGGAGCAGGTGAAGACGGCGGGCATCACCAAGACCGCCGTCATCATCGTGGGCCGCACGCTGGCGGCCTCGGAGTTCCGTGACAGCCACCTGTACGACCCGGCCCGGGACCGCCACACCTGCTGA
- a CDS encoding fibronectin type III domain-containing protein, which translates to MTTRTRLSALATTAALAASGGLLTATPATAAVSCASPAWKAEYFANTTLTGTPKLTVCDNAISENYGLGDPPGVTLPKDNFSVRWSVTRDFGSGGPFTFAAEAQDGVRVTLDGVRKIDLWRNVSTTQKKTVGLAVPAGRHSIVVSYATWTGAANVKFGYTPVTSATYDKVRPLAPAGASVTYDRTLNKATLKWAPNKEMDLAGYRVYRRLGTSTTWTKVSSATTLVTTGPYVDSPAPTGQTYLYELRAVDKAGNESPGGADLTVVSVDRTPTAAPAAVTATDGAPGVALAWQPVTDAVRYTVHRQRTGTTDPVAQVATGVTATAWTDTAAAERTGYTYWVAAVDAAGNTSPRTAVTATHGDYAPGAPTGLTVVDSSNAVRQHTLRWTAPADTDVVSYKIYRNGGVLGTASGTGYTDMHAVWHGTTYRYAVTAVDRAGNESPLSAEAVITTEGDLIAPAAVTGVRATPREDGVLVEWDASTEPDLKRYEVYRAEKYDDGDGGFVWLAHRVAYLSKDATSFLHPADADGETVMYGVIAVDTWENLLRVDDPSLTWAEVTELGTPPAE; encoded by the coding sequence GTGACGACTCGTACCCGGCTGAGCGCGCTGGCCACCACGGCCGCCCTCGCCGCATCCGGCGGTCTGCTGACCGCCACCCCCGCCACCGCGGCCGTCAGCTGCGCGTCCCCGGCGTGGAAGGCGGAGTACTTCGCCAACACCACCCTCACCGGCACGCCGAAGCTGACCGTCTGCGACAACGCGATCTCCGAGAACTACGGCCTCGGTGACCCGCCCGGGGTCACCCTGCCCAAGGACAACTTCTCCGTCCGCTGGTCGGTGACACGGGACTTCGGCTCGGGCGGCCCGTTCACCTTCGCCGCCGAGGCCCAGGACGGAGTCCGCGTCACCCTCGACGGCGTCCGCAAGATCGACCTGTGGCGGAACGTCTCCACCACCCAGAAGAAGACGGTCGGCCTCGCCGTCCCGGCCGGGCGGCACAGCATCGTCGTGTCCTACGCGACGTGGACGGGCGCGGCCAACGTCAAGTTCGGCTACACGCCCGTCACTTCGGCGACCTACGACAAGGTCCGCCCGCTGGCGCCGGCCGGCGCCTCCGTCACGTACGACAGGACGCTCAACAAGGCGACCCTGAAGTGGGCGCCGAACAAGGAGATGGACCTCGCCGGCTACCGCGTCTACCGCCGCCTCGGCACGTCGACCACCTGGACGAAGGTGAGCAGCGCCACCACCCTGGTCACGACCGGCCCGTACGTGGACTCCCCGGCACCGACCGGCCAGACGTACCTCTACGAGCTCCGCGCCGTCGACAAGGCCGGCAACGAGTCTCCCGGCGGTGCCGACCTGACGGTCGTCTCCGTGGACAGGACCCCGACCGCCGCCCCGGCCGCCGTGACCGCGACCGACGGGGCCCCCGGCGTCGCCCTCGCGTGGCAGCCGGTCACGGACGCGGTGAGGTACACCGTGCACCGGCAGCGGACCGGCACCACCGACCCCGTCGCCCAGGTCGCGACCGGCGTCACGGCCACCGCGTGGACGGACACCGCCGCAGCCGAGCGCACCGGCTACACCTACTGGGTCGCGGCCGTCGACGCCGCCGGCAACACCTCGCCCCGCACCGCCGTCACCGCCACGCACGGCGACTACGCGCCCGGGGCTCCGACGGGCCTGACGGTGGTGGACAGCTCCAACGCCGTACGGCAGCACACCCTGAGGTGGACGGCTCCGGCGGACACCGACGTGGTCTCGTACAAGATCTACCGCAACGGCGGCGTCCTCGGCACCGCGTCCGGCACCGGCTACACGGACATGCACGCCGTCTGGCACGGCACGACGTACCGGTACGCGGTCACGGCGGTCGACCGGGCCGGCAACGAGTCCCCCCTCTCCGCCGAGGCCGTCATCACCACCGAGGGCGACCTGATCGCCCCGGCGGCCGTCACCGGTGTCAGGGCGACGCCCCGCGAGGACGGCGTGCTGGTCGAGTGGGACGCGAGCACGGAGCCCGACCTCAAGCGGTACGAGGTCTACCGGGCCGAGAAGTACGACGACGGCGACGGCGGCTTCGTCTGGCTCGCCCACCGCGTCGCGTACCTCTCCAAGGACGCCACCTCGTTCCTCCATCCCGCCGACGCGGACGGCGAGACCGTGATGTACGGCGTGATCGCCGTGGACACGTGGGAGAACCTGCTCCGGGTGGACGATCCGAGCCTGACCTGGGCCGAGGTCACCGAGCTGGGGACGCCCCCGGCCGAGTAG
- a CDS encoding cobalt-precorrin-5B (C(1))-methyltransferase, translating into MSTGGGREAQLKHTGLRPGWTTGACATAATTAAYTALLTGDFPDPVTITLPKGQTPAFALTAESLTGGSAMAAVVKDAGDDPDVTHGAVIRSTVRLLPAGSGVVFRAGEGVGTVTLPGLPLDVGEPAINPVPRQLMREHVAQVAARHGGSGDVEITVSVDNGAEIARSTWNPRIGILGGLSILGTTGVVVPYSCSAWIDSIRRGVDVARAGGLTHVAGCTGSTSERTVAGIYDLPEIALLDMGDFAGAVLKYIRRHPVDRLTICGGFAKLSKLAAGHLDLHSARSQVDKAFLADLARTGGAPESLAAEIAEANTGLAALRLCEAAAVPLGDLVAARARDEALAVLRGAPVAVDVICIDRAGTVVGRSSVAGPAAP; encoded by the coding sequence GTGAGTACAGGCGGCGGGCGTGAGGCCCAACTCAAGCACACCGGCCTCCGCCCGGGCTGGACGACCGGTGCCTGCGCGACGGCGGCCACCACCGCCGCGTACACCGCGCTGCTCACCGGCGACTTCCCCGACCCGGTGACGATCACCCTGCCGAAGGGCCAGACGCCGGCCTTCGCGCTGACCGCCGAGTCCCTGACGGGCGGCTCCGCGATGGCCGCCGTCGTCAAGGACGCGGGCGACGACCCCGACGTCACGCACGGGGCCGTGATCCGCTCGACGGTACGGCTCCTGCCGGCCGGTTCCGGCGTCGTCTTCCGCGCCGGCGAGGGCGTCGGCACCGTCACCCTCCCCGGCCTCCCCCTCGACGTCGGCGAACCCGCCATCAACCCCGTCCCCCGGCAGCTGATGCGCGAGCACGTGGCGCAGGTCGCCGCCCGGCACGGCGGCAGCGGCGACGTCGAGATCACCGTCTCCGTCGACAACGGCGCCGAGATCGCCCGCTCCACCTGGAACCCCCGCATCGGCATCCTCGGCGGCCTGTCGATCCTCGGCACGACCGGCGTCGTCGTCCCGTACTCCTGCTCCGCCTGGATCGACTCCATCCGCCGGGGCGTCGACGTGGCCCGCGCGGGCGGCCTCACCCATGTCGCGGGCTGCACGGGCTCGACGTCCGAGCGCACGGTCGCCGGGATCTACGACCTCCCCGAGATCGCCCTCCTCGACATGGGCGACTTCGCGGGCGCCGTCCTCAAGTACATCCGCCGCCACCCCGTCGACCGGCTCACGATCTGCGGCGGCTTCGCCAAGCTGTCCAAACTGGCCGCCGGCCACCTGGACCTCCACTCGGCCCGCTCCCAGGTCGACAAGGCCTTCCTCGCCGACCTGGCCCGCACCGGCGGCGCGCCGGAGTCCCTGGCCGCCGAGATCGCCGAGGCCAACACGGGCCTCGCCGCCCTCCGCCTCTGCGAGGCCGCCGCCGTCCCTCTGGGCGACCTGGTCGCCGCCCGCGCCCGCGACGAGGCCCTCGCCGTGCTGCGCGGCGCACCGGTCGCGGTGGACGTGATCTGCATCGACCGGGCGGGGACGGTGGTCGGGCGGTCGTCGGTGGCGGGGCCGGCGGCACCGTAA
- a CDS encoding LLM class flavin-dependent oxidoreductase has translation MQFGIFTVGDVTTDPTTGRTPTEHERIKNTVAIALKAEEVGLDVFATGEHHNPPFVPSSPTTLLGHIAARTENLILSTSTTLITTNDPVKIAEDYATLQHLADGRVDLMMGRGNTGPVYPWFGQDIRQGIPLAIENYALLHKLWREDVVDWEGKFRSALQGFTSTPRPLDGVPPFVWHGSIRSPEIAEQAAYYGDGFFANHIFWPKQHTEKMVRLYRQRYAHYGHGTEEQAIVGLGGQVFLRKNSQDAVREFRPYFDNAPVYGHGPSLEEFSRETPLTVGSPQEVIERTLSFREYVGDYQRQLFLVDHAGLPLKTVLEQLDLLGEEVVPVLRKEFANLRPAGVPETAPLHPAVVSNASNASKEV, from the coding sequence ATGCAGTTCGGGATCTTCACCGTCGGCGACGTGACGACCGACCCCACCACCGGCCGCACCCCCACCGAGCACGAGCGCATCAAGAACACCGTCGCGATCGCGCTCAAGGCCGAGGAGGTCGGACTCGACGTCTTCGCGACCGGCGAGCACCACAACCCGCCGTTCGTCCCGTCCTCCCCGACGACCCTCCTCGGGCACATAGCCGCCCGCACGGAGAACCTGATCCTGTCCACGTCCACGACGCTGATCACCACCAACGACCCGGTGAAGATCGCCGAGGACTACGCCACCCTCCAGCACCTCGCCGACGGCCGCGTCGACCTGATGATGGGCCGCGGCAACACCGGCCCGGTCTACCCGTGGTTCGGCCAGGACATCCGCCAGGGCATCCCGCTCGCCATCGAGAACTACGCGCTCCTCCACAAGCTGTGGAGGGAGGACGTCGTCGACTGGGAGGGCAAGTTCCGCAGCGCCCTCCAGGGCTTCACGTCCACGCCGCGCCCGCTCGACGGCGTCCCGCCGTTCGTCTGGCACGGCTCCATCCGCTCCCCCGAGATCGCCGAACAGGCCGCCTACTACGGCGACGGCTTCTTCGCGAACCACATCTTCTGGCCCAAGCAGCACACCGAGAAGATGGTCCGGCTCTACCGCCAGCGGTATGCGCACTACGGCCACGGCACGGAGGAGCAGGCCATCGTCGGCCTCGGCGGCCAGGTCTTCCTGCGCAAGAACTCCCAGGACGCCGTACGGGAGTTCCGCCCGTACTTCGACAACGCGCCGGTCTACGGCCACGGTCCGAGCCTGGAGGAGTTCAGCCGCGAGACCCCGCTGACCGTCGGCTCCCCGCAGGAGGTCATCGAACGCACCCTGTCCTTCCGCGAGTACGTCGGCGACTACCAGCGCCAGCTGTTCCTCGTCGACCACGCCGGACTGCCCCTCAAGACGGTCCTGGAGCAGCTCGACCTCCTCGGCGAGGAGGTCGTCCCGGTGCTGCGCAAGGAGTTCGCGAACCTGCGGCCCGCCGGCGTACCGGAGACCGCCCCGCTCCACCCCGCCGTCGTCTCGAACGCCTCGAACGCCTCGAAGGAGGTCTGA
- a CDS encoding cobalt-precorrin-6A reductase codes for MHVLILGGTTEARALAGLLYGRVRVTSSLAGRVASPRLPAGEVRIGGFGGPEGLAAWLREHAVDAVIDATHPFAERISFNAARAAATAHVPLLALRRPGWVPVDGDDWHPVASLSEAAGALAGLGDRVFLTTGRMGLAAFADCPQWFLVRSVDAPDTPMPTRTEILLDRGPFTLAGERELLARHRIDVVVTKDSGGAATSPKLTAAREAGVPVVLVRRPPVPEGVRTAATPEEAAAWVATRPGASPAR; via the coding sequence GTGCACGTACTCATTCTCGGCGGGACCACCGAGGCCCGCGCCCTCGCCGGACTGCTGTACGGCCGGGTCCGGGTCACCAGCTCCCTCGCGGGGCGGGTGGCGAGCCCGCGGCTGCCGGCCGGGGAGGTCAGGATCGGCGGCTTCGGCGGGCCGGAGGGGCTCGCGGCCTGGCTGCGGGAGCACGCCGTGGACGCGGTCATCGACGCCACCCATCCCTTCGCCGAGCGGATCAGCTTCAACGCGGCCCGGGCGGCCGCCACCGCCCATGTTCCCCTGCTGGCCCTGCGCCGCCCCGGCTGGGTCCCGGTGGACGGCGACGACTGGCACCCGGTCGCGTCACTTTCGGAGGCCGCCGGGGCCCTGGCCGGCCTCGGCGACCGCGTCTTCCTCACCACCGGGCGCATGGGCCTCGCGGCCTTCGCCGACTGCCCGCAGTGGTTCCTGGTCCGCTCGGTGGACGCCCCGGACACCCCGATGCCGACCCGCACCGAGATCCTCCTCGACCGGGGCCCGTTCACCCTGGCCGGCGAGCGCGAACTCCTCGCCCGGCACCGGATCGACGTCGTGGTGACGAAGGACAGCGGCGGCGCGGCGACGTCCCCGAAGCTGACGGCGGCCCGCGAGGCGGGCGTCCCGGTGGTGCTCGTCCGCCGCCCCCCGGTCCCGGAGGGCGTCCGAACGGCGGCGACCCCCGAGGAGGCCGCCGCCTGGGTGGCTACTCGGCCGGGGGCGTCCCCAGCTCGGTGA
- a CDS encoding DUF6126 family protein, translating to MTEKTHDHERWKERGVMLRVFVYVFATHAFAGFVWLLFYVGQNAQK from the coding sequence ATGACCGAGAAGACGCACGACCACGAACGCTGGAAAGAGCGGGGCGTGATGCTCCGCGTCTTCGTGTACGTCTTCGCCACCCACGCCTTCGCCGGCTTCGTCTGGCTGCTCTTCTACGTCGGACAGAACGCCCAGAAGTAG
- a CDS encoding FMN reductase has product MQTLKLVAVSAGLSAPSSTRLLADRLLQAARYRLAEQEYAVDVEVVELRDLAVDIAKNFVTGFPSAALEEAIEKVTSADGVIAVTPVFTASYSGLFKSFFDLIDPTALSGTPVLIGATGGTARHSLVLDHALRPLFAYLRASVSPTAVYAASEDWGSGGDEYTEGLPARITRAGNEFADTVAARPARRAEDEEIVPFEKQLADLRLD; this is encoded by the coding sequence ATGCAGACGTTGAAGCTGGTCGCCGTGTCCGCCGGACTCAGCGCGCCCTCCTCCACCCGGCTGCTCGCCGACCGGCTCCTCCAGGCGGCCCGCTACCGGCTCGCCGAGCAGGAGTACGCCGTCGACGTCGAGGTCGTCGAACTGCGCGACCTGGCCGTCGACATCGCGAAGAACTTCGTGACGGGCTTTCCGTCGGCGGCGCTGGAGGAGGCGATCGAGAAGGTGACGTCGGCGGACGGCGTCATCGCGGTGACCCCGGTCTTCACCGCCTCCTACAGCGGCCTGTTCAAGTCCTTCTTCGACCTGATCGACCCGACCGCGCTGAGCGGCACCCCCGTCCTCATCGGGGCGACCGGCGGCACCGCCCGCCACTCCCTGGTCCTGGACCACGCCCTGCGCCCGCTCTTCGCCTACCTCCGCGCCTCCGTCTCCCCCACCGCCGTCTACGCGGCCTCGGAGGACTGGGGATCGGGCGGCGACGAGTACACCGAGGGGCTGCCGGCGCGGATCACCCGGGCCGGGAACGAGTTCGCGGACACGGTCGCGGCACGGCCGGCCCGGCGGGCGGAGGACGAGGAGATCGTCCCGTTCGAGAAGCAGCTGGCGGATCTGCGCCTGGACTGA
- the cbiE gene encoding precorrin-6y C5,15-methyltransferase (decarboxylating) subunit CbiE: MNAAISVVSVVGIGADGWDGLPESSRRVLRAAEVLIGAPRQLGLLPAADCPGERITWPSPLRPAVPGLLAAHEGRAIAVLASGDPSFHGIARTLAETAGAERLRVHPHPSSVSYACARLGWPLDATETVSLVARPLAGLSAALHDGRRLLVLSEGADTAARVAELLRATGWGGTRIRVLEQLGGPAERLLDGTAADWPHERTDALNVLALDCVRDPDTLRLGAVPGLPDEAYEHDGQLTKRYVRAATLAALAPAPGELLWDVGGGSGSIGVEWMRTHRSCRAITVEKSPERAARIARNADALGVPGLKVVTGPAPASLTGLPAPDAIFIGGGLTAPGLLDTCWEALAPGGRLVANTVTLESEALLAQWYGRHGGELIRLAVSTAVPVGGFTGWRQAMPVTQWSVTKGCTEE; the protein is encoded by the coding sequence GTGAACGCTGCGATATCGGTGGTGTCGGTCGTCGGGATCGGCGCGGACGGCTGGGACGGGCTCCCCGAGAGCTCCCGCCGTGTCCTGCGCGCCGCCGAGGTCCTCATCGGCGCCCCCCGCCAGCTGGGCCTCCTGCCCGCCGCCGACTGCCCCGGCGAGCGGATCACCTGGCCCTCCCCCCTCCGCCCCGCCGTCCCCGGACTGCTCGCCGCCCACGAGGGCCGCGCGATCGCCGTCCTCGCCAGCGGAGACCCCAGCTTCCACGGCATCGCCCGCACCCTCGCGGAGACCGCCGGCGCCGAGCGCCTCCGCGTCCACCCGCACCCGTCCTCCGTCTCGTACGCCTGCGCCCGCCTCGGCTGGCCCCTGGACGCCACCGAGACGGTCTCCCTCGTCGCCCGCCCCCTCGCCGGGCTCTCCGCCGCCCTGCACGACGGCCGCCGCCTCCTCGTCCTCAGCGAAGGCGCCGACACCGCCGCGCGCGTCGCGGAACTGCTGCGCGCGACCGGCTGGGGCGGCACCCGGATCCGCGTCCTCGAACAGCTCGGCGGCCCCGCCGAGCGGCTCCTCGACGGGACCGCCGCCGACTGGCCCCACGAGCGGACCGACGCCCTCAACGTCCTCGCCCTCGACTGCGTACGCGACCCGGACACCCTCCGGCTCGGCGCCGTGCCCGGACTCCCGGACGAGGCGTACGAGCACGACGGCCAGCTCACCAAGCGGTACGTGCGCGCCGCCACCCTCGCCGCCCTCGCCCCCGCCCCCGGCGAGCTCCTCTGGGACGTCGGCGGCGGCTCCGGCTCCATCGGCGTCGAGTGGATGCGGACGCACCGCTCCTGCCGGGCGATCACGGTCGAGAAGTCCCCGGAACGGGCCGCCCGCATCGCCCGCAACGCCGACGCCCTCGGCGTACCGGGCCTGAAGGTCGTCACCGGCCCCGCCCCCGCCTCGCTGACCGGCCTCCCCGCCCCGGACGCGATCTTCATCGGCGGCGGCCTCACCGCGCCCGGCCTGCTCGACACCTGCTGGGAGGCACTGGCGCCCGGCGGCCGGCTCGTCGCCAACACGGTGACCCTCGAATCCGAGGCGCTGCTCGCTCAGTGGTACGGCCGCCACGGCGGCGAGCTGATCCGGCTCGCCGTCTCCACCGCCGTGCCCGTGGGCGGCTTCACCGGCTGGCGCCAGGCCATGCCCGTCACGCAATGGTCCGTAACGAAGGGTTGTACAGAGGAATGA